From Candidatus Eisenbacteria bacterium, the proteins below share one genomic window:
- a CDS encoding DinB family protein: MKRPDPSEYAPYYGKYIEKVPDGPILDILRAQIRGTLELLRSLPESKGEHVYAPGKWSIKQVVGHVSDGERVFAYRALRFGRSDATQLPGFEQDDYARDGGFAARSLRHLADELEAVRRATVLLYEGFGEGDWLRKGIASSNPVSVRALAYIIAGHELHHVKILRERYLA, from the coding sequence TTGAAACGGCCCGATCCGTCTGAATACGCGCCGTACTACGGCAAGTACATCGAGAAGGTTCCGGATGGCCCGATCCTGGACATCCTGCGCGCGCAGATTCGCGGCACCCTGGAGCTACTGCGCTCTTTGCCCGAGTCGAAGGGTGAGCACGTCTACGCGCCCGGCAAGTGGAGCATCAAGCAGGTCGTTGGCCACGTGAGCGACGGGGAGCGCGTATTCGCGTATCGGGCGCTCCGATTCGGACGCAGCGACGCCACTCAGCTCCCGGGCTTCGAGCAGGACGACTACGCGCGCGACGGCGGATTTGCCGCGCGATCCCTGCGCCATCTTGCGGACGAGCTGGAGGCGGTCCGCCGCGCGACGGTGCTCCTTTACGAGGGCTTCGGTGAGGGGGACTGGTTGCGGAAGGGGATCGCTTCCTCGAACCCGGTGAGCGTGCGCGCCCTCGCCTACATCATCGCGGGCCACGAGCTCCACCACGTCAAGATTCTCCGGGAACGATACCTGGCCTGA